One genomic region from Pelagicoccus sp. SDUM812003 encodes:
- a CDS encoding RsmD family RNA methyltransferase: MRISGGKARGVTLRVDKKAVHRPAMDKLRQGIFSSIGPLVDGARVCDLFAGTGSYGLEALSRGASHCTFVELNRRATSMISQNISIVAKSMQEKLDTRIVIGDVTKFANPDAPTPFDFIFVDPPYEAMESLTPKLFPIFDQLLAEDGLVIFECPGRFEPAAPGWRPRKRLGKGLDQPTACLLLRDR, translated from the coding sequence ATGCGCATTTCCGGAGGCAAAGCTCGCGGCGTCACGCTCCGCGTCGACAAGAAGGCGGTCCATCGTCCCGCCATGGACAAGCTGCGCCAAGGCATCTTCTCCAGCATTGGACCTCTGGTGGACGGCGCCCGCGTGTGCGATCTCTTCGCCGGCACCGGCTCCTACGGTCTCGAAGCCCTCAGCCGCGGAGCAAGCCATTGCACCTTTGTGGAACTCAATCGCCGCGCCACCAGCATGATTTCCCAGAACATTTCCATCGTGGCAAAAAGCATGCAGGAAAAACTGGATACGCGCATCGTCATCGGCGACGTCACGAAATTCGCCAATCCCGACGCTCCCACCCCCTTCGATTTTATCTTCGTCGACCCGCCATACGAGGCGATGGAAAGCCTCACGCCAAAACTCTTTCCAATCTTCGACCAGCTCCTGGCGGAAGACGGGCTAGTGATTTTCGAATGCCCCGGCCGCTTCGAACCCGCCGCCCCTGGTTGGCGTCCGCGCAAGCGCCTCGGCAAAGGCCTCGACCAGCCTACCGCCTGCCTGCTCCTACGCGACAGGTAG
- a CDS encoding ABC transporter ATP-binding protein, which translates to MVGRASRGRLAPPEENFKPRRFERCGFFVFGRREVGFALDREVLSGKLVDMEESSVATAALRFVGVNKRYGDFLALKDVDLTVEPGEIFALLGPNGAGKTTAIGCASGLIQDFEGRIEVGGYDVRSDFRITRRLVGLVPQELNFDGFFSAREALFYQSGYYGQRPDKKKIEQMLRSFALHEKADTNTRRLSGGMKRRLMVCKALMHDPAVLFLDEPTAGVDVELREELWENVSKLKEDGVTIVLTTHYLEEAEQLADRIGIIDQGKLLRVQPREELLSELGRRWVRVSFSGPVSLDTMLAANLGRVTQEDGHRFRIDYEPSENDGSEEHLVGRLVDFGRARGLLVVDVQAGRSSLEDIFKDLLKNGKKEAGR; encoded by the coding sequence ATGGTGGGACGCGCGAGCCGAGGACGTCTCGCGCCACCTGAAGAAAATTTCAAGCCGCGGCGTTTCGAACGCTGCGGCTTTTTCGTGTTCGGACGCAGGGAGGTCGGCTTCGCGCTTGATCGAGAAGTCTTGAGCGGCAAGCTGGTCGATATGGAGGAGAGCAGTGTGGCAACCGCGGCGTTGCGGTTTGTGGGAGTGAACAAGCGATATGGCGACTTTCTGGCTTTGAAGGACGTCGATTTGACGGTGGAGCCAGGGGAGATCTTCGCCCTGCTGGGACCGAATGGAGCAGGGAAAACCACCGCCATCGGCTGCGCCTCAGGACTGATCCAGGACTTCGAGGGACGCATCGAAGTAGGCGGCTACGACGTGCGTAGTGACTTTCGCATTACGCGGCGTCTGGTTGGTCTGGTGCCGCAGGAGTTGAATTTCGACGGCTTCTTTTCAGCCCGCGAGGCCTTGTTCTACCAATCCGGCTACTACGGCCAGCGCCCGGATAAAAAGAAGATTGAACAGATGTTGCGCAGCTTCGCCTTGCATGAAAAAGCGGATACCAACACGCGTCGCCTTTCCGGCGGCATGAAACGGCGTTTGATGGTTTGCAAGGCCCTGATGCACGATCCGGCGGTGCTGTTTCTCGACGAGCCTACCGCAGGCGTGGATGTGGAGTTGCGGGAGGAACTCTGGGAAAACGTTTCGAAGCTCAAGGAGGACGGTGTGACCATCGTGCTCACCACGCACTATCTGGAAGAGGCGGAACAGCTCGCGGACCGCATCGGCATCATCGATCAAGGGAAACTGTTGCGCGTGCAGCCGCGCGAGGAGTTGCTCTCGGAGCTCGGGCGTCGCTGGGTGCGGGTTTCCTTCTCGGGTCCTGTTTCTTTGGATACGATGCTCGCAGCGAATCTCGGACGAGTCACGCAAGAGGACGGGCATCGGTTTCGCATCGACTACGAACCGAGCGAAAACGATGGTTCGGAGGAGCACCTTGTCGGCAGGCTGGTGGATTTCGGTCGAGCGCGCGGCTTGCTGGTGGTGGATGTGCAAGCGGGCAGAAGCTCCTTGGAAGATATCTTCAAGGATTTGCTGAAAAACGGCAAGAAGGAGGCTGGACGATGA
- a CDS encoding pyrophosphate--fructose-6-phosphate 1-phosphotransferase encodes MKVKKVGILTAGGLAPCLSSAIGGLIQRYTEIDPDVEIICYKNGYYGLLKGLSYEVTPEVRKNAGNLHLFGGSPIGNSRVKLTNVKDCVKRGLVKEGEDPQKVAADQLVKDGVDVLHTIGGDDTNTAAADLAAYLAKNDYALRVIGLPKTIDNDVYPIKQSLGAYTAAEHGANYFENVVAEHNSSPRMLIIHEVMGRHCGWLAAYTAYEYHKRQKCRYWVPEIGLSRERHDVHAVYVPELSIDLEAEADRLRKQLDEHDAVNIFLSEGAGVADIVAKKEAAGEEIIRDAFGHVQLDFINPGQYFAKQFKELIGAEKVLVQKSGYYSRAAAANVKDLNLIKSCVDKAVEAAFDGESGVIGHDENNRDILRACEFDRVAGGKPFDTNQDWFNELLAEIGQPKGKVQDTSH; translated from the coding sequence CAATTGGTGGTTTGATCCAGCGTTACACGGAAATCGATCCGGACGTGGAGATTATCTGCTACAAGAACGGCTACTACGGGCTGCTGAAAGGCTTGAGCTACGAAGTGACCCCGGAAGTGCGCAAAAATGCGGGCAACTTGCACCTGTTTGGCGGCAGCCCCATCGGCAACAGCCGCGTCAAGCTGACCAACGTCAAGGACTGCGTGAAGCGCGGCCTGGTCAAGGAAGGCGAAGACCCTCAGAAGGTAGCAGCCGACCAGCTGGTCAAGGATGGCGTGGACGTTCTCCACACCATCGGTGGCGACGACACCAACACTGCGGCGGCGGACCTGGCGGCTTATTTGGCCAAGAACGACTACGCCTTGCGCGTCATCGGTCTGCCCAAGACTATCGACAACGACGTCTACCCGATCAAGCAGTCCCTGGGCGCCTACACCGCGGCCGAGCATGGGGCGAACTATTTTGAAAACGTGGTGGCCGAGCACAACAGCAGCCCGCGCATGCTGATCATCCACGAAGTGATGGGCCGCCACTGCGGCTGGCTCGCGGCCTACACCGCTTACGAGTACCACAAGCGCCAGAAGTGCCGGTACTGGGTGCCGGAAATCGGCCTCTCCCGCGAGCGTCACGACGTGCACGCGGTCTACGTGCCGGAGCTCAGCATTGACCTGGAAGCGGAAGCCGATCGTTTGCGCAAGCAGCTCGACGAGCACGACGCGGTCAACATCTTCCTCTCCGAGGGCGCTGGCGTGGCTGACATCGTAGCCAAGAAGGAAGCGGCGGGCGAAGAAATCATCCGCGACGCCTTCGGTCACGTGCAGCTCGACTTCATCAACCCAGGCCAGTACTTCGCCAAGCAGTTCAAGGAACTGATCGGAGCGGAGAAGGTACTCGTTCAGAAGAGCGGCTACTACTCGCGCGCTGCAGCGGCCAACGTCAAGGACTTGAACCTGATCAAGAGCTGCGTCGACAAGGCTGTTGAGGCTGCGTTTGACGGTGAAAGCGGCGTGATCGGTCACGACGAAAACAACCGCGACATCCTACGGGCTTGCGAATTCGATCGCGTGGCCGGCGGCAAGCCTTTCGACACCAACCAGGACTGGTTCAACGAACTGCTCGCGGAGATCGGCCAGCCCAAGGGCAAGGTGCAGGACACTTCGCACTAA
- a CDS encoding ABC transporter permease, with amino-acid sequence MINRDKALKRIQRSATEARASSGWYNAWILFRREIKRFMVIAGQSVVSPVITTMLYFLVFGFSLGSRLDEMGGVAYMDFLTPGLIMMSLINNSFINSAFSFFLTKVHGSVVDILASPLSNIQIMTAYTAASLVRGLMTSCIIWAIAAGFGAQTMYNPVLTVGFMALVSAAFSLFGLGTAVVAREFEHVNFVPNFVVVPFTFLGGVFYSITLLPEPWHEVALFNPFLYMVNGIRYGMTGVSDVSLASSLAVSGVFLGLSFAMAWGLLRSGKNLRS; translated from the coding sequence ATGATCAATCGAGACAAGGCGCTTAAGCGTATCCAGCGTTCCGCTACGGAAGCCCGGGCATCGTCGGGGTGGTACAATGCGTGGATTCTCTTTCGTCGCGAGATCAAGCGCTTTATGGTGATCGCTGGCCAGAGCGTGGTCAGCCCGGTGATCACTACCATGCTCTATTTTCTGGTATTCGGCTTTTCCTTGGGGAGCCGGCTCGATGAGATGGGTGGGGTGGCGTACATGGATTTTCTCACCCCGGGGCTGATCATGATGTCGCTGATCAACAACTCGTTTATCAACTCCGCGTTTTCCTTCTTCCTGACCAAGGTGCACGGTTCGGTGGTGGACATTTTGGCGTCTCCCTTGTCGAACATCCAGATCATGACCGCCTACACCGCGGCCTCACTGGTGCGCGGTTTGATGACTTCCTGCATCATCTGGGCGATCGCGGCTGGGTTTGGGGCCCAGACGATGTACAATCCAGTTTTGACCGTGGGATTCATGGCGCTGGTCTCTGCTGCGTTCAGCTTGTTTGGGCTGGGAACCGCGGTGGTGGCTCGGGAATTCGAGCACGTCAACTTCGTGCCCAATTTCGTGGTGGTGCCATTTACCTTTCTGGGGGGCGTCTTCTATTCCATCACCCTGCTGCCGGAGCCGTGGCACGAGGTAGCCTTGTTCAATCCGTTTCTCTACATGGTCAATGGTATCCGCTATGGCATGACAGGCGTCAGCGACGTAAGCCTGGCCAGCAGCTTGGCGGTCAGCGGGGTGTTTCTGGGCTTGTCGTTCGCGATGGCTTGGGGGCTGCTCAGGTCGGGCAAGAATTTGCGCAGCTAG
- a CDS encoding elongation factor G, giving the protein MTYPPEHIRNFAIVGHQSSGKTTLSEAMLACAGVINRMGLVEAGNTVSDYHATEKERQISVHASLLHCAWMNRKFNIIDTPGYLDFISEGLGALRVGDFAMVVVNATSDPEIGTDQVWEYANRFGLPKLIVVNGIDKENVDFDQVLADLRSHFGKKVFPMTLPIDTGPGCCRILDVMRSEEVDYARDGSGTYTETAADGAWKQRVRVLHSELIELVAEADDSLLEDFFEQGDLTEDQLRSGVHAAIQAQTFIPVFATSALKNVGVARLMDLVAKYGSSPVDRREVPATDEEGHKGSIALGDSSPACYIWKTISEPHVGELSFCRMYSGSIHPNMELYNPHRDVTEKIGQIFTLQGHTREGIDEIGPGDIGVMAKLRDTHTGNTLTSPDRKVRLPRVDYPKPNIHGTMVALHQGDEDKLAAGLTTLHEEDPTFLFGYNNETKELVVSGQGELHLEVIKSRLSRRFNVEVDIVEPRIAFRETIQMPADSKYRHKKQSGGAGQFAEVWMRIRPGERDSGIDFQQSLVGTNVDRVFVPSVEKGVKAACEEGIYGGYHITDLAIDFYDGKMHSVDSKDIAFQIAGKEAFREAFMAARPCLLEPLLSVEITVPEQFLGDVMSDLSARRGHIHGIEGETKYRTIKAEVPQMEMYRYATTLRSLTGGVGLHNETFSRYELLPPQLESRVLKSEKLAHSH; this is encoded by the coding sequence ATGACCTACCCCCCAGAGCATATCAGAAACTTCGCCATCGTCGGGCACCAGAGCTCCGGCAAGACCACCCTCTCCGAAGCCATGTTGGCCTGCGCCGGAGTGATCAACCGCATGGGGCTGGTGGAGGCGGGCAACACCGTCTCCGACTACCACGCCACGGAAAAGGAACGCCAGATCTCCGTGCACGCCTCCTTGCTCCACTGCGCCTGGATGAACCGCAAGTTCAACATCATCGACACCCCGGGCTACCTCGACTTCATCAGCGAGGGCCTCGGCGCCTTGCGAGTGGGAGATTTCGCCATGGTAGTGGTCAACGCCACTTCCGACCCCGAAATCGGCACCGATCAGGTCTGGGAATACGCCAACCGTTTCGGACTGCCAAAGCTCATCGTGGTCAACGGCATCGACAAGGAAAACGTGGACTTCGATCAAGTGCTCGCCGACCTGCGCAGCCATTTCGGCAAAAAGGTCTTCCCCATGACCCTGCCCATCGATACGGGCCCCGGCTGCTGTCGCATCCTCGATGTGATGCGCTCCGAAGAGGTCGACTACGCTCGCGACGGCTCGGGCACCTATACCGAAACCGCCGCCGACGGGGCTTGGAAACAGCGGGTGCGGGTGCTGCACTCCGAGCTCATCGAACTGGTAGCGGAGGCGGACGATAGCCTCCTGGAAGACTTCTTCGAACAAGGCGACCTCACCGAAGACCAACTGCGCAGCGGCGTACACGCCGCCATCCAAGCCCAGACCTTCATTCCTGTTTTCGCGACCTCGGCCCTTAAAAACGTCGGGGTCGCTCGCTTGATGGACCTCGTAGCCAAATACGGCAGCTCGCCGGTGGACCGTCGCGAAGTGCCCGCCACCGACGAAGAAGGACACAAGGGCTCCATCGCCTTGGGCGACTCGTCGCCGGCTTGCTACATCTGGAAAACCATCAGCGAACCGCACGTGGGCGAGCTCTCCTTCTGCCGCATGTACTCCGGCTCCATCCATCCGAATATGGAGCTCTACAATCCGCATCGCGACGTCACCGAAAAGATCGGCCAGATCTTCACCCTGCAAGGCCACACCCGCGAAGGGATCGATGAAATCGGACCCGGCGACATCGGAGTGATGGCCAAACTGCGCGACACCCACACCGGCAACACTCTCACCAGCCCGGATCGCAAGGTTCGATTGCCACGAGTCGACTATCCGAAGCCCAATATTCACGGCACCATGGTAGCCCTGCATCAAGGCGACGAAGATAAACTCGCCGCCGGACTCACCACCTTGCACGAAGAGGACCCGACATTTCTTTTTGGATACAACAACGAGACCAAGGAGCTCGTGGTCAGCGGCCAAGGCGAACTGCACCTCGAAGTCATCAAGTCCCGCCTCTCTCGCCGCTTCAACGTGGAGGTCGACATCGTCGAGCCGCGCATCGCCTTTCGCGAAACCATCCAGATGCCCGCGGATTCGAAGTATCGCCACAAGAAGCAAAGCGGCGGCGCCGGGCAGTTCGCCGAAGTCTGGATGCGCATCCGCCCTGGCGAACGCGACAGCGGCATCGATTTTCAACAGAGTCTGGTCGGCACAAACGTGGATCGCGTCTTCGTGCCCTCGGTGGAAAAAGGCGTCAAGGCGGCCTGCGAGGAGGGCATATACGGCGGCTACCACATCACCGACCTGGCCATCGACTTCTACGACGGCAAGATGCACAGCGTCGACTCCAAGGACATCGCCTTTCAGATCGCTGGCAAAGAAGCTTTCCGAGAGGCGTTCATGGCAGCTCGGCCTTGCTTGCTTGAGCCGTTGCTCAGTGTGGAAATCACCGTGCCGGAGCAATTTCTCGGCGACGTCATGAGCGACCTATCCGCCCGCCGCGGACACATCCATGGCATCGAAGGGGAAACCAAATACCGCACCATCAAAGCGGAAGTCCCCCAGATGGAGATGTACCGCTACGCCACCACCCTGCGCTCCCTCACCGGCGGGGTGGGTCTGCACAACGAAACGTTCTCCCGCTACGAACTGCTGCCCCCGCAACTGGAAAGCCGCGTCCTAAAAAGCGAAAAACTCGCCCACAGCCACTAA